In the Corynebacterium suedekumii genome, one interval contains:
- the pabB gene encoding aminodeoxychorismate synthase component I yields MRILVIDNVDSFTFNLVAYVEDVTGTTPTVIRNDEPGWDAGRVAEFDAVIISPGPGRPDRPGDIGIGLEVLRDARVPVLGVCLGHQALAHAWGGEISLAPTPVHGRVSAVHHDGTGLFAGLPPRIDVVRYHSLVVTTVPEVLEVTARTDDGLVMCLAHRHLPQWGVQFHPESIGGFDGHAIIASFLRLAAERNRRSRSRWRLHTVTVDAEVSGEAVQELLAENSFWLDSTTTDHGTGRFSYLGDGSGPLARVWTGRAGTVLDTLAADLAANTIDAGDVDFDFTCGWVGWLGYELKSECGGAAAHTSRYPDVGLIFADRAVVIDHALQRTHVIALIGSEHDAAQRAWCAETAQLVAELTEPVVSAVVGHGGVDTLRARHPREEYLDLVDSCLAEIRMGETYEVCLTNELTADGTFGAGAYTALRAANPTPFGSLLRIGGVTVLSSTPERFLRVSAGGVVESRPIKGTRPRGADPREDARLRSDLAVSAKDRAENLMIVDLVRNDLTRIAEPGSVRAQPLFQVESYATVHQLVSTVTCRLGEGRTAVDTVRACFPGGSMTGAPKLRTMDIIDRLEGGPRGIYSGAIGYFSLNGAMDLAMVIRTIVATPDGVSYGVGGAVIALSDPPGEYEETVTKSAPLLRLLGQEFPA; encoded by the coding sequence ATGCGCATCCTGGTCATCGACAACGTCGACTCCTTCACCTTCAACCTCGTCGCCTACGTCGAGGACGTCACCGGCACCACGCCCACGGTCATCCGCAACGATGAACCGGGCTGGGACGCCGGTCGGGTGGCCGAGTTCGACGCGGTGATCATCTCGCCCGGCCCCGGCCGTCCCGACCGGCCGGGCGACATCGGCATCGGCCTCGAGGTGCTTCGCGACGCCCGCGTCCCCGTCCTCGGCGTCTGCCTCGGCCACCAGGCCCTCGCGCACGCCTGGGGTGGGGAGATCTCGCTCGCCCCGACCCCGGTCCACGGTCGGGTCTCCGCGGTCCACCACGACGGCACCGGCCTGTTCGCCGGCCTGCCGCCGCGTATCGACGTCGTCCGCTACCACTCCCTCGTGGTCACCACCGTGCCCGAGGTTCTCGAGGTCACCGCCCGCACCGACGACGGCCTGGTCATGTGCCTGGCCCACCGGCACCTGCCGCAGTGGGGCGTGCAGTTCCACCCCGAGTCGATCGGCGGGTTCGACGGGCACGCGATCATCGCCTCCTTCCTCCGGCTGGCCGCCGAACGCAACCGGCGCTCCCGTTCCCGGTGGCGGCTGCACACCGTCACCGTCGACGCCGAGGTGTCGGGGGAGGCCGTCCAGGAACTGCTGGCGGAGAACTCCTTCTGGCTCGACTCCACCACCACCGACCACGGCACCGGGCGTTTCTCCTACCTCGGCGACGGCTCCGGCCCCCTGGCCCGGGTGTGGACCGGGCGGGCGGGCACCGTCCTGGACACCCTCGCCGCGGACCTGGCCGCCAACACCATCGACGCGGGCGACGTGGACTTCGACTTCACCTGCGGATGGGTCGGCTGGCTCGGCTATGAACTCAAGTCCGAGTGCGGCGGGGCGGCAGCGCATACGTCCCGCTACCCGGACGTCGGCTTGATCTTCGCCGACCGGGCCGTGGTCATCGACCACGCCCTGCAGCGCACCCACGTCATCGCGCTCATCGGCTCGGAGCATGACGCCGCCCAGCGGGCGTGGTGCGCGGAGACCGCGCAGCTGGTGGCGGAGCTGACGGAGCCGGTGGTCTCGGCTGTGGTGGGGCACGGGGGCGTCGATACGCTGCGGGCACGGCACCCGCGGGAGGAATACCTCGACCTGGTGGACAGCTGCCTGGCGGAAATCCGCATGGGTGAGACCTACGAGGTGTGTCTGACCAACGAGCTCACCGCCGACGGCACCTTCGGGGCAGGGGCGTACACGGCGCTGCGGGCGGCCAACCCCACCCCCTTCGGCTCCCTGCTGCGCATTGGCGGGGTCACGGTGCTCTCCTCCACACCCGAACGTTTCCTGCGGGTCAGTGCCGGCGGGGTCGTGGAGTCCCGGCCCATCAAGGGCACCCGACCGCGCGGTGCGGACCCCCGGGAGGATGCCCGGCTGCGTTCGGACCTGGCGGTCAGCGCCAAGGACCGGGCCGAGAACCTCATGATCGTCGACCTCGTGCGCAACGACCTCACCCGCATCGCCGAACCCGGGAGTGTGCGCGCCCAACCGCTGTTCCAGGTCGAGTCCTACGCCACCGTCCACCAGCTGGTGAGCACCGTCACCTGCCGGCTCGGTGAGGGGCGCACGGCCGTGGACACGGTGCGCGCCTGCTTCCCGGGCGGATCCATGACCGGCGCCCCGAAGTTGCGGACGATGGACATCATCGACCGGCTCGAGGGTGGACCCCGGGGCATCTACTCCGGGGCGATCGGCTACTTCTCGCTCAACGGCGCGATGGACCTGGCCATGGTCATCCGGACGATCGTCGCCACCCCGGACGGCGTGAGCTACGGCGTCGGCGGGGCGGTCATCGCCCTGTCGGACCCGCCCGGCGAGTACGAGGAGACGGTGACCAAGTCCGCACCGCTGCTGCGGCTGCTCGGCCAGGAGTTTCCCGCATGA
- a CDS encoding aminotransferase class IV, with translation MIYRWNGARLVECAEPSTPPDVVDSWVQRDGHRCATEARHRERFAANVPGAGEFLDAVFAHPWPTEQAWFPRIEAHGHDLYLRVRPAPPVRTTTVLWIPPDPDPRRVPGVKGPDLAVLGELRRQAQSFGADDALLWTPDRLGRLVAEAANSAVAWWEDDHLMFPQHPGQLPSVTAGATADMISGVGSRPITVEELMACPVWAGSALHGWTEVVGWVGPAGECLPAVRADTPMTAEQVSTLLRWG, from the coding sequence ATGATTTACCGCTGGAACGGTGCGCGGCTGGTGGAGTGCGCGGAACCGTCGACGCCACCGGACGTGGTTGACTCCTGGGTGCAACGGGACGGTCACCGCTGCGCCACCGAGGCACGGCACCGGGAACGATTCGCCGCGAACGTCCCCGGGGCAGGGGAGTTCCTTGATGCGGTGTTCGCCCACCCCTGGCCGACGGAGCAGGCGTGGTTCCCGCGGATCGAAGCCCACGGACACGACCTCTACCTCCGCGTCCGCCCCGCACCACCGGTGCGGACCACCACCGTCCTGTGGATCCCACCCGATCCGGACCCCCGTCGGGTGCCCGGTGTCAAAGGCCCGGATCTCGCCGTGCTCGGAGAGCTGCGCCGTCAGGCACAGTCATTCGGCGCCGACGACGCTCTGCTGTGGACCCCGGACCGCCTCGGTCGCCTTGTCGCGGAGGCGGCGAACAGCGCGGTGGCCTGGTGGGAGGACGACCACCTCATGTTTCCCCAGCACCCGGGCCAGTTGCCCTCGGTGACCGCCGGAGCGACCGCGGACATGATCTCCGGAGTCGGATCCCGGCCGATCACGGTCGAGGAACTCATGGCCTGCCCCGTCTGGGCGGGCAGCGCCCTGCACGGGTGGACCGAGGTCGTCGGCTGGGTCGGGCCGGCGGGGGAGTGCCTTCCGGCCGTCCGGGCGGACACGCCGATGACGGCGGAGCAGGTGTCGACGTTGCTGCGGTGGGGGTGA
- a CDS encoding TetR/AcrR family transcriptional regulator, with amino-acid sequence MSTRRRLSTAERRAVILDAARDAFAAAPYPEVSVPAIAAASGSSQALVFHYFSAKAGLHAAVVADAVSRLHAAQDAAVGQLAPGQPVRDRVRELLIVHLDHVRTDSSLISGPGEPSATRAVRDDARADLVTRLAELLGTTGVARHDWALRGWVGFLDRVARRWHEAGCPEDERWPLIEAALGALEGALGDWRV; translated from the coding sequence GTGAGCACCCGCCGACGCCTCAGCACCGCCGAACGTCGCGCCGTCATTCTCGACGCCGCCCGCGACGCCTTCGCCGCCGCCCCCTACCCCGAGGTGTCGGTCCCCGCCATCGCCGCCGCCTCCGGCAGCTCCCAGGCACTGGTCTTCCACTACTTCTCCGCCAAGGCCGGCCTCCACGCCGCCGTCGTCGCCGACGCCGTGTCCCGCCTCCACGCCGCCCAGGACGCCGCCGTCGGGCAGCTGGCCCCCGGCCAACCCGTCCGCGACCGGGTCCGGGAACTGCTCATCGTCCACCTCGACCACGTACGCACCGACTCCAGCCTCATCTCCGGGCCCGGCGAACCGTCCGCCACCCGGGCTGTGCGGGACGACGCCCGCGCCGACCTCGTCACCCGCCTGGCGGAACTGCTCGGCACCACGGGCGTGGCGCGGCACGACTGGGCCCTGCGGGGCTGGGTCGGCTTCCTCGACCGCGTGGCCCGCCGCTGGCACGAGGCCGGTTGCCCGGAGGATGAGCGCTGGCCGCTCATCGAGGCGGCCCTGGGTGCCCTGGAAGGTGCGCTCGGCGACTGGCGGGTGTGA
- a CDS encoding alpha-amylase family protein, protein MTLLDHAVIWHVYPLGATGAPTRDWGEEAHAHRLPRLIDWLDYVVELGCDTLLLAPIFDSVSHGYDTLDHYRIDPRLGDEADFDRLIAECRSRGISVLLDGVFNHVAATHPMVAGGGPVKRDGDGNPVGWEGHGDLVELDHSDPRTVDFVAEIMEYWLARGIAGWRLDVAYAVPTDFWAQVTDRVRATYPDAVFLGEIIHGDYLGLIHDGHLDTVTQYELWKGIWSAIQNVNFWELDHALGRHNEFVQGGFMQTFVGNHDTDRIASVVGDAGAAVAAMLLFTLPGVPSIYYGDEQAFRGEKGEGFSTDDDLRPTLPDTPAGLAPEGEWMHALYRQLIGMRRRHPWLTRARVEVTDKQNEHISYTVTDGEHRCEVTVTLQPEVTAQIRFDDGEDATFTW, encoded by the coding sequence ATGACGCTGCTCGATCACGCCGTCATCTGGCACGTCTATCCGCTCGGAGCTACCGGCGCCCCGACACGGGACTGGGGCGAGGAGGCGCACGCCCACCGCCTGCCCAGGCTCATCGACTGGCTCGACTATGTCGTCGAACTCGGCTGCGACACCCTGCTGCTCGCCCCGATCTTCGACTCCGTCTCCCACGGCTACGACACCCTCGACCACTACCGCATCGACCCGCGCCTGGGCGACGAGGCCGACTTCGACCGCCTCATCGCCGAGTGCCGTTCCCGCGGGATCAGCGTGCTTCTCGACGGCGTGTTCAACCACGTCGCCGCCACCCATCCCATGGTGGCCGGTGGCGGCCCCGTCAAACGCGACGGCGACGGCAACCCCGTCGGCTGGGAGGGCCACGGCGACCTCGTGGAGCTGGACCACTCCGACCCCCGCACCGTGGACTTCGTCGCGGAGATCATGGAGTACTGGTTGGCCCGCGGCATCGCCGGCTGGCGCCTCGACGTCGCCTACGCCGTCCCGACCGACTTCTGGGCGCAGGTCACCGACCGGGTGCGGGCCACCTACCCGGACGCGGTCTTCCTCGGGGAGATCATCCACGGCGACTACCTCGGCCTCATCCACGACGGGCACCTGGACACCGTCACCCAGTACGAACTGTGGAAGGGCATCTGGTCGGCGATCCAGAACGTCAACTTCTGGGAGCTCGACCATGCCCTCGGCCGCCACAACGAATTCGTGCAGGGTGGGTTCATGCAGACCTTCGTGGGCAACCATGACACCGACCGCATCGCCAGCGTCGTCGGTGACGCCGGTGCCGCGGTGGCCGCCATGCTCCTGTTCACCCTGCCCGGTGTGCCCAGCATCTACTACGGCGACGAGCAGGCCTTCCGCGGCGAGAAGGGGGAGGGTTTCTCCACCGACGACGACCTCCGTCCGACTCTGCCGGACACCCCGGCCGGGCTGGCGCCGGAGGGGGAGTGGATGCATGCCCTGTACCGGCAGCTCATCGGCATGCGTCGCCGCCACCCGTGGCTGACGCGGGCGCGGGTCGAGGTCACCGACAAGCAGAACGAGCACATCTCCTACACCGTGACCGACGGGGAGCACCGCTGCGAGGTGACGGTGACCTTGCAGCCGGAGGTGACGGCACAGATCCGTTTCGACGACGGCGAGGACGCCACCTTCACCTGGTGA
- a CDS encoding MFS transporter, which translates to MTSTATPASRNAGSTWASAAHRRTVYLVLAVVGISILFDGYDLVIYGAVLNTLLEDPSHIGQLSPAVAGTLGSYAMIGVMIGALSAGAVGDRLGRRKVMLTAIVWFSVGMGLTALTSSIFMFGLLRFLTGLGVGMIVATGGAIIAEFAPANRKNLFNAIVYSGVPAGGVMASLLALVLEDAIGWRGLFMIGATPLLFLLPLAFFALPESPRWLVARGRKADALSVCARFGLPEEQFIVADKAEPTAEEIAATTDKQRDLEKTGFAGIFSRSYLPGTALIGAMSFIGLLSTYGLNTWLPKIMQANGASSHDSLYSLLALNGGAVVGGLIAARFADRIGAKTVITSTFLLAAISLAILPVFNTVAPMYPLIALAGIGVLGTQVLTYGLTSNYFGTAARAAGVAWCAGFGRLGGIFGPAIGGLIIGAGFGPTVSFWLFAGAALIGAIATALIPKSPAAAEVMMTKEPEHRDPAVEPALNTK; encoded by the coding sequence ATGACCTCTACCGCAACCCCGGCGTCCCGCAACGCCGGCTCCACCTGGGCCTCCGCCGCCCACCGCCGCACGGTGTACCTCGTGCTCGCGGTCGTCGGCATCTCCATCCTCTTCGACGGCTACGACCTCGTCATCTACGGCGCCGTCCTCAACACCCTCCTCGAGGATCCGAGCCACATCGGCCAGCTCTCCCCGGCCGTCGCCGGCACCCTGGGCTCCTACGCCATGATCGGCGTGATGATCGGCGCCCTGTCCGCCGGTGCCGTCGGTGACCGCCTCGGTCGCCGCAAGGTCATGCTCACCGCCATCGTCTGGTTCTCCGTGGGCATGGGCCTGACCGCCCTGACCAGCTCCATCTTCATGTTCGGTCTCCTGCGCTTCCTCACCGGCCTCGGCGTCGGCATGATCGTCGCCACCGGTGGCGCCATCATCGCCGAGTTCGCACCGGCGAACCGCAAGAACCTCTTCAACGCCATCGTCTACTCCGGCGTCCCCGCCGGCGGCGTCATGGCCTCCCTGCTCGCCCTCGTCCTCGAGGACGCCATCGGCTGGCGCGGCCTGTTCATGATCGGCGCCACCCCGCTGCTGTTCCTGCTGCCGCTCGCCTTCTTCGCCCTGCCGGAGTCCCCGCGTTGGCTCGTCGCCCGTGGCCGCAAGGCCGACGCCCTCTCCGTCTGTGCCCGCTTCGGCCTGCCGGAGGAGCAGTTCATCGTCGCCGACAAGGCCGAGCCCACCGCCGAGGAGATCGCCGCCACCACCGACAAGCAGCGCGACCTGGAGAAGACCGGCTTCGCGGGCATCTTCTCCCGCTCCTACCTCCCCGGTACCGCGCTCATCGGCGCCATGTCCTTCATCGGTCTGCTCTCCACCTACGGCCTCAACACCTGGCTGCCGAAGATCATGCAGGCCAACGGCGCCTCCAGCCATGACTCCCTGTACTCCCTGCTGGCCCTCAACGGTGGCGCCGTCGTCGGTGGCCTCATCGCCGCCCGCTTCGCCGACCGCATCGGCGCCAAGACGGTCATCACCTCGACCTTCCTGCTGGCCGCCATCTCCCTGGCCATCCTGCCGGTGTTCAACACCGTCGCCCCGATGTACCCGCTCATCGCCCTCGCCGGCATCGGCGTCCTAGGCACCCAGGTCCTCACCTACGGCCTGACCTCCAACTACTTCGGCACCGCCGCCCGCGCCGCCGGCGTGGCCTGGTGTGCCGGCTTCGGTCGCCTGGGTGGCATCTTCGGCCCGGCCATCGGCGGCCTCATCATCGGCGCCGGCTTCGGCCCGACCGTCTCCTTCTGGCTCTTCGCCGGTGCGGCCCTCATCGGTGCCATCGCCACCGCCCTGATCCCGAAGTCCCCGGCCGCCGCCGAGGTCATGATGACCAAGGAGCCGGAGCACCGCGACCCCGCCGTGGAGCCCGCCCTGAACACCAAGTAG
- a CDS encoding DUF5997 family protein — translation MKPATAAKKLGIYLPATPEEFQSGAVTHAELKQMLENPPEWLAELRRTGPHPRPVVAQKLGITIAALKRNDMDRPLTTAEIKDLLADQPAWLRTARTQLAEGREQASADSPDEE, via the coding sequence ATGAAGCCCGCCACGGCGGCGAAGAAGCTGGGTATCTATCTGCCCGCGACTCCCGAGGAGTTCCAGTCAGGCGCCGTCACCCATGCCGAGCTCAAGCAGATGCTGGAGAACCCGCCGGAGTGGCTGGCGGAGCTGCGCCGGACCGGCCCACACCCCCGGCCGGTGGTGGCGCAGAAGCTCGGCATCACCATTGCCGCGCTCAAGCGCAATGACATGGACCGTCCGCTGACCACCGCGGAGATCAAGGATCTGCTGGCCGATCAGCCAGCGTGGCTGCGCACGGCGCGCACCCAGCTGGCGGAGGGCCGGGAGCAGGCGTCCGCCGACTCTCCCGACGAGGAGTAG
- a CDS encoding LysR family transcriptional regulator, with the protein MLALSFVTGTEPGKWFERFRERTTHGELLATGSDDPLTELLDARATLTLLRLPEARLTDELRRDLHVVTLYSETPGIALPKDSELTLLDRLTPADIDGEIIHYDGTDATAVRDALPVVAANVGVVIAPRPLLKVLSRKQIEHREYDSPDHRPTEIALVWRRADDSEAIQDFVGIAKGRTVNSSRQAAPKRSAREKALAKQARRGDAPPKRAGRGGGRRRR; encoded by the coding sequence ATGTTGGCCCTGAGTTTCGTCACCGGCACCGAACCCGGCAAGTGGTTCGAGCGCTTCCGGGAGCGCACCACCCACGGCGAGCTTCTCGCCACCGGCTCGGACGATCCGCTCACCGAGCTTCTCGACGCCCGCGCCACCCTCACCCTGCTCCGCCTGCCGGAGGCCCGCCTCACCGACGAGCTTCGGCGGGACCTCCATGTGGTCACCCTCTACTCCGAGACGCCCGGGATCGCGCTGCCGAAGGACAGCGAGCTCACCCTCCTCGACCGGCTCACCCCGGCGGACATCGACGGCGAGATCATCCACTACGACGGTACGGACGCGACCGCCGTCCGGGACGCGCTGCCGGTCGTCGCCGCCAACGTCGGTGTCGTCATCGCGCCCCGTCCGCTGCTCAAGGTCCTGTCCCGCAAACAGATCGAGCACCGCGAGTACGACAGTCCCGACCATCGGCCCACCGAGATCGCGCTCGTGTGGCGGCGGGCCGACGACTCCGAGGCGATCCAGGACTTCGTGGGCATCGCCAAGGGACGCACCGTCAACTCCTCCCGGCAGGCGGCCCCGAAGCGCAGCGCCCGTGAGAAGGCGCTGGCGAAGCAGGCACGGCGGGGCGATGCTCCGCCGAAGCGGGCAGGCAGGGGCGGGGGACGGCGGCGTCGATAA
- a CDS encoding PhoH family protein, translating into MFDSTTDYLPTRDLDTHAATTTRTYVIDTSVLLSDPWALRKFAEHHVVLPVVVVTELEGKRHHPELGWFARQALRMLEDLRSTYERLDQPVPVNTDGGTLRVELNHQDQSLLPAAFRGTEGDHRILACALNLQHEGHDTTLVTKDVPLRVKAGSVGLPADEYHAQDVVLTGYSGMATVYTDAATIDTLFREGRCELDDTVMTEAGTYVAELPVHCGVTLTAATQSALGRMMPDGSIRLIRGDQNAFGLQGRSAEQRIALDLLLDENVGIVSIGGRAGTGKSALALCAGLEAVLERGEHRRIVVFRPLYAVGGQNLGYLPGSEMEKMNPWAQAVYDTLDGLVSDNAMAEIQARDLIEVLPLTHIRGRSLHDTFVIVDEAQSLERNVLLTVLSRLGRGSRVILTHDVAQRDNLRVGRHDGVQAVIEKLKGHELFAHITLQRSERSAIAELVTDLLEEN; encoded by the coding sequence ATGTTCGACTCGACCACCGACTACCTGCCCACCCGCGACCTCGACACCCACGCAGCCACCACCACCCGCACCTACGTCATCGACACGTCCGTCCTCCTGTCGGACCCGTGGGCGTTGCGGAAGTTCGCGGAACACCACGTCGTCCTGCCGGTCGTCGTGGTCACCGAACTCGAGGGCAAGCGCCACCACCCCGAACTCGGCTGGTTCGCCCGCCAGGCCCTGCGCATGCTCGAGGACCTGCGCTCCACCTACGAACGCCTCGACCAGCCGGTCCCCGTCAACACCGACGGCGGGACCCTGCGCGTCGAACTCAACCACCAGGACCAGTCGCTGCTGCCCGCCGCCTTCCGCGGCACCGAGGGGGATCACCGCATCCTCGCCTGCGCCCTCAACCTCCAGCACGAGGGACACGACACGACCCTGGTGACCAAGGACGTGCCCCTGCGCGTCAAGGCCGGCTCCGTCGGCCTGCCCGCGGACGAGTACCACGCCCAGGACGTCGTCCTCACCGGCTACAGCGGGATGGCCACCGTCTACACCGACGCGGCGACCATCGACACCCTCTTCCGCGAGGGCCGCTGCGAGCTCGACGATACGGTGATGACCGAGGCCGGCACCTACGTCGCCGAACTGCCCGTCCACTGCGGCGTCACCCTCACCGCCGCCACCCAGTCCGCCCTCGGCCGGATGATGCCCGACGGGTCCATCCGCCTCATCCGCGGCGACCAGAACGCCTTCGGCCTTCAGGGCCGTTCCGCCGAGCAGCGCATCGCGCTCGACCTGCTGCTCGACGAGAACGTGGGCATCGTCTCCATCGGCGGCCGCGCCGGCACCGGCAAGTCCGCTCTCGCCCTGTGCGCCGGCCTCGAGGCAGTGCTCGAGCGCGGGGAGCACCGCCGCATCGTCGTCTTCCGCCCGCTCTACGCCGTCGGCGGCCAGAACCTCGGCTACCTCCCCGGCTCCGAGATGGAGAAGATGAACCCCTGGGCGCAGGCCGTCTACGACACCCTCGACGGGCTGGTCTCCGACAACGCCATGGCCGAGATCCAGGCCCGCGACCTCATCGAGGTCCTGCCGCTGACCCACATCCGCGGCCGCTCCCTGCACGACACCTTCGTCATCGTCGACGAGGCCCAGTCCCTGGAGCGCAACGTCCTGCTCACCGTCCTCTCCCGCCTCGGCCGGGGCTCACGGGTCATCCTCACCCACGATGTCGCCCAGCGCGACAACCTCCGTGTCGGACGTCACGACGGAGTCCAGGCGGTCATCGAGAAGCTCAAGGGCCACGAACTGTTCGCCCACATCACCCTGCAACGATCCGAACGCTCCGCCATCGCCGAACTGGTCACCGACCTGCTCGAGGAGAATTGA
- a CDS encoding GNAT family N-acetyltransferase — MAEATFTLRPIRPEDYRQVRNIYEMGLESGHATYETTAPTWEQFTRSKIMETVFVAVDDEDPEKLLGWVSAAPISSRSVFHGVVENSIYTHPDARGRGVAGALLDKLIETCRDLHKWGIHAWVFPENEGSAGLHRSRGFQKVGTYHHLAKMTYGDMAGQYRDTDIYELLLPKPEEKAEAGVVELPVESVEAARA, encoded by the coding sequence ATGGCAGAAGCGACATTCACGCTCCGTCCGATCCGACCGGAGGACTACCGGCAGGTTCGGAACATCTACGAGATGGGCCTGGAGTCCGGGCACGCCACCTATGAGACGACCGCACCCACCTGGGAGCAGTTCACCCGGTCGAAGATCATGGAGACAGTGTTCGTGGCCGTGGACGACGAGGACCCCGAGAAACTCCTCGGCTGGGTCTCCGCCGCCCCCATCTCCTCCCGCTCGGTCTTCCACGGCGTGGTGGAGAACTCCATCTACACCCACCCCGACGCCCGCGGCCGCGGTGTCGCCGGCGCGCTGCTGGACAAACTCATCGAGACCTGCCGCGACCTGCACAAGTGGGGCATCCACGCCTGGGTGTTCCCGGAGAACGAGGGCTCGGCCGGGCTGCATAGATCCCGTGGCTTCCAGAAGGTGGGCACCTACCACCACCTGGCCAAGATGACCTACGGCGACATGGCCGGCCAGTACCGCGACACCGACATCTACGAACTCCTCCTGCCCAAGCCGGAGGAGAAGGCCGAGGCCGGCGTCGTCGAGCTGCCGGTCGAGTCAGTCGAGGCAGCCCGGGCCTGA